AGGGTTTTTTCGTGACACATTCAGCGGAGGGGGGGAAGCGAATCGGCTCAGAAACAATAAGGAACAGAAAGAtgtaagtcactgaaaaggttagccagctgtaggagtcgaacccacatcttctggattaccggtccagggctctaccaatagacctctacctgtttgtaaacaaatgacgtcataatgttcgacagcgccacgagtttggtagagttgaactacgttcaaaactagtggcgaacaaggtcgcgcctgaaagccacggtcttgaggggattacgatggtctctgaaagggacgcgactttcggtcctactttctttcagcgaacaattgctcattcgtggaacccagctttccccttccgatctgttttggtttcggtctgtctaccaacgtcatgatgacgtttgtcgggtagaggtctattgagctaagctaacacacctccccagcgacttccaagggcacgtcatctgaagggaaaaatcaaccactctctctcattcatcctcctttcactcttacatttttcctcactcatacacacaatcatacgacgggatcgacgcaagcgacAACTGTTGAACATAAGAGAACcgatgttccgaggctggaacaacatagaaaggacaaatacatacaatgcctcaaattgcctaagaaattaacgatggagAGAAGGTCCTATTTATTAAAATAAGCGGCAAGTCATCTATAAATCACGCATTCAAAACCCTCGGAAAAGACCGGTAACACTGAAATGGGGCGGTAATTAGATGGACAgtttctgtcactgcttttgtAAATCACAATAACCTTGGATACTTGCATGCTCTTGCCACTACGTAAACAGGTGGCTGGCTACTCCCATCGTTTTTAGTGCCGGAATTTCTGGACCCTATTTATCCTATTACCCTATTATCACTCTCAATTGGACAAGAATCCAGTATCGTCAAATTTGTAGAGCAGTAGTTGTCCTAGTTGTAGTTCTAGCAGTTTCAGTGTCCAAGTCAACCCTCTcggcacaaaaaaagaaaacgttctGGTCACCGTTTTTTCTCTCATACCACACACGATTGTCTCTCCATGATTTCTCCTGAGATGTCATTCACAAATTGTTACACACTGTAACGCATTGTACAATAGCTGCTCATCAAATAAAACGTGACTGTCAGGATTGCTCTTACAAGTTGTCGGGTCTtgtagaaatatttttcttttgtgtctTTGGGTTGATTTATTTGTTCATGTTATCAGTTGAAGAGATGTAATGCATAAAAGAAGCATTCATGATCATAATAAAgaggaataaagaaaaaaatgaataaaaggcAAAGGAATAAAGAGGCAAACAGGAAACAATGCAATGCATGTTGTTCATGGAAGTAACCCTTGGTTAGCAGTTGAAAGTCACTGTATGGATGTCCCATCATggtctgtttgtttctttgcactgttctttttttctaagTTTCACATTTGTCACCACCCaaccatccgccggaagctgccgtttacgcaatggtccagggaaaatggcgggcgcccaaaccacgtgatctcgaggagccactcacagcgtccccgagctgcagcgtgggaaaaaagctggggcccagtgcgcatgtgcagaccgacctcctttcccaacctccttccccttctctcctcgggtttttagtctctcctctcgtcccccctccccccccccagcctcgttcgtttgtcttcggcgcttgctgtcttgccgtagagcaacgatcatgctgtcccgaagcagacaatcaaaaagcgatggtgcatcacaaatcaactttatttgtcctcgggaactgcctcgaaaaagctacagtacatatttttttacgtcttgtaacaggcttcagtggagctttaggtgcttccacatcgaagggcagttcaaaagcctttcttttcggttttttttcagtttcttttcagTTCAAAAGCCAAAAAAACTTTGTGTTCCTGCTCTAcatgaactctgcagtacagagGTTGCATCTGTATGGCTTCACAACCATGTAGGTCTTCTTGTTACACTGCAGGTTTGTGCTGTGCCTCAGGTCTGCAGAACAGAGAATGCTCTTCTATGGCTTCTCACCTCAGGGTGTCTGCTTGTGATATTCTGCACGACAGAGACTGCACATGTTTCACACCACAAGCTGGTGTTGTGGATGAacactgcaggacagaggttgcaATTTTATGGCTgctcacccgtgtgtgttcgcttgtgaCGCGACAAGGTTGCACTCTGTCTAAAGCCTGCAgggcagagatcgcacttgtatggcttgtCGCCCATATGTGTCCGCATATGCTGCTTTAGGTACCAGCCCCTGCTGAACTTCGCAGGGCATCGCACtcgtatggcttctcacccgtgtgtgtccgcttgtgctgctgtaggtgcccaatcaggctgaactctgcatggcagacatcgcacttgtatggcttctcgcccgcgTGTGTGCACTTGTGTCGCTGTAGGTGCCCAGACATCGCACtcgtatggcttctcacccgtgtgtgtccgcttgtgctgctgtaggtgcccaatcaggctgaactctgcatggcagacatcgcacttgtatggcttctcgcccgtgtgtgtgcACTTGTGACGCTGCAGGTTCCCGCGCTGGCTGAacactgcagggcagacatcgcactcgtatggcttctcacccgtgtgtgtccacttgtgctgctgtaagTGCCCAatcaggctgaactctgcatggcagacatcgcacttgtatggcttctcgcccgtgtgtgtgcACTTGTGACGCTGCAGGTTCCCGCGCTGGCTGAacactgcagggcagacatcgcactcgtatggcttctcacccgtgtgtgtccacttgtgctgctgtaagTGCCCAatcaggctgaactctgcatggcagacatcgcacttgtatggcttctcgcccgcgTGTGTGCACTTGTGTCGCTGTAGGTGCCCAGACATCGCACtcgtatggcttctcacccgtgtgtgtccgcttgtgctgctgtaggtgcccaatcaggctgaactctgcatggcagacatcgcacttgtatggcttctcgcccgtgtgtgtgcACTTGTGACGCTGCAGGTTCCCGCGCTGGCTGAacactgcagggcagacatcgcactcgtatggcttctcacccgtgtgtgtccacttgtgctgctgtaagTGCCCAatcaggctgaactctgcatggcagacatcgcacttgtatggcttctcgcccgcgTGTGTGCACTTGTGTCGCTGTAGGTGCCCAGACATCGCACtcgtatggcttctcacccgtgtgtgtccgcttgtgctgctgtaggtgcccaatcaggctgaactctgcatggcagacatcgcacttgtatggcttctctcccgtgtgtgtgcacttgtgacgctgtaggttCCCGGGCTGGCTGAACTCAGCagggcagacattgcacttgtatggcttatcGCCTGTGTGTGCCCGCTTGTGCTGCTCCAGGTGAGCATTCCGGGTGAAGTccacagggcagacatcgcacgtGTATGGCTTCTTGGATGAATATGTCCTCGTGTGCTGCTGTAGATTCCGGCTCATGCTTAACTCTGAAGCCACGTGGTTCTTGTCATCTGCAGACCACGAGAATGCAGAGGAACAGGTGTTGCACCCAGAACCCATCCCTCCCATTTGAACATCCGATGGAGGAGTAGTGGAACACTTTTCAGACTCGTTGTGACAGTGTGCAAACATGTGGCATTCTAGGCTGGCTTTCGACATGCATGCAAGTGCCCGTGGCTTGCTCTGGTCTCTATGTTGCCCAGCGTGTCGATCGTTCGTAGTGACTAATGCAGTGCTGTCGAGCTGCAGTTCAACTGTTGTTGTGCTGATTTTGAACTGTGCATATGAAGAAGTGTAACCTGAGTATTCTTGTACACAAGTGCGTCTGGACTTGTCCTTAATGTGGAGCATATCAGTGCTGTCTCTTGCACCTGAAATTTCACAAATCGGACATTACGAGGGCATACCAGACGAGGAGCATATCTGACTCCGGACTTTTGAAAAACTAGGTGGCGCCACATTCACAAAGCACCGTCACGCCGTTTGCGTTCCAACTCcacaaataatccccattgtgcatgatTGAGGCCACAAGCTCAAAGCAGCTCGCACCATACTCCGGCATTTGCCAAGAAGTGAAGAGTAGGACTTTCAGAGGGAACCACTTGAGCTTAATTCGAGACAGTCGgagcgttttgtttttctttttccgtatgagaatttttgtttcattgtcaTATAATTAGGTTATGCTTAAATATGCACGGCTTATCTCCGCCATCATGTGACTGTGAACGTGCAGGAAGGGCTTCCGAGACATTATGCTAATTTGACACAGCTGAGTCATTCCAGCCAACGATGTACTAGCTCAGCCCTTTAGAgcagactgaaaaaaaaagaagaagaaattgtTCATATTTCGTTACTGGCATGCACGCGGAACGTAAGCTCTCTTTTTCACCATACTAACATggcttcggctcatttgcatatcaaaattcgaggACGCTTATTCTTACGCacatgcgtgtttcaggataTGTTAGACTTTAAGtatggcttgcaactaggatgGTCCACTCAACCTGCCCTGCCGCTTGTGCCCGAAATCCCGATTAAAAAGTTAACCCCTCGAACGTTTTGAAGAATACCTAATTTTGTTCACTAAattgatattttttttctttgcagtaCGTGGCATTCCATAGAGGCTGGCGCAAATATTTCTGTTCTATGTAAAGAGATGGCGGAGATGTTACATTCTGCAGAAAGGTGACAGAGAGAATACAAAAATGTAGGAAGCTCAAAGTATTCGGTAAATTCATCAACACCCGAAATATAGAAATGCTTCGCGAATGCCCCGAGAATGAATGGAGACCAACGAAGAGCAGACGGCGGGACATTCTTTGTTGACATAACACCAGTGATGGCTGCTTGCTAAACCAGCCACACTGTCATCGTCCTGCTTGCCCGAAGAACTCAGACGCTCCAAATCACCGCTTTCATCTCTGCTTCCCGGACACATATCGCTGGTGTCAATGCCCGCGTCCTCACAAATCTCGTGGTAACTGTTTTTGTGACAAACGCAATGCATGAGAGGTTTAAAAACTGTTTAAAAACCTGAGCTGCCAGCTCACGTTTTTATCTTCAAACGGCGACACGAAGCTCACTCCGAGACATACAGTGCTGCCCCCTACACCCTTGCAGAACCAGACCGTCGTGTGGACGAGTCACAATTTTCCAAAGCAATCAAACGAAGGCTGTTTTCCTGAAGACAAGTGACGCTCGCACAAAGCAGTTAGGGGGTCGAACTTCGAGAACGAGTCAGGGACGTTCGACCATCACCAGTCAGGACTCAGGTAGAGAGACATCACCTCCTCTACAGGCACGAATAATCTCGGGCTCCTACGAGAATGTTAACCGACCAAAAATGTGCTCTGTCCTTAAAGGAAGACTTCGGaaggattaaaaaaaattaggtgagcatcataccgaacactgACCGCTCCCTTaatactgaatacaacattcgcattcattttgtgcgagtagttaattcgtaaatgatgaaaATACCAAACCAAAACCAACATGCAAATCACACAGCGTTCCGCCtggaggaagatactgtgacgttacccggcattgtcgtctgctatgaagcTCACATTCTTCCATAcaggatgacgtcggcagtgttgctttcagcgtccttttgcttcacagaggcgaagcgctcacttcgtaataattagTTGGAATAAAGCGTGCGCACTTTAGGAACGCAATATTTCGTACGTACGTTCCTGACACCGCAAGGGTTACTGCTGTGTCACAATCGTTGTGGTAAATTTTGTTGCAGAGTCCCACTTTAAGCTCTTACCACGCCACCCGAGTTGTACCCATTTGTTGTGCCCTTCGAGAAGATAGACGGACCCTTCCACTTCGACGCTTCCAACACCAGGCAAAGAAAATGCAGCCACGCCACCTACACGTCACGAGGACGTGCAGGACGAGCAACACTTTTTCACGTTTTTTGGTGCCCCCAATGTTCGAGAAAATTAAACCTTAACGGGGGCTTATATCCCACATACGCAGCACTAcattttatttttacttatggAGTACTACAAACCCTAAAAGGGTCCAAGTAGGAGGGGTCGCAGAAATtccaaaataatttacaacGAGGCACATATATCGCATCATGTAACCGCGTTAGGCCTTTCACAAATGCCGTGACAGagaattccattcttcgacggttCGAGGAAAGAACGAGTGTTGAAAGCAGTCAGTCCTCCACCGGAACGCTTTGAGTGTGCTCTGATGGCTTTGCCGTGTTGATCTGGGTACATGCGGAGTGATGTAGTCCTGATGATGAATTCGAAATTGACCACCGAGAAACTGAAAAAAGGAACTGGAGCCGATGGGTCTTTCTATGCTCTTCCAGCGGTATTAAGCCACTCCGTGCGTAAAGAGGAGTAATTGAGGTGTGACGACAGAACGTAACGCTCTGCTTTGAATGGATTCAATAAGTCGGATATATTCGCAATGGTGTAAAGGTCCTAAACATTATCACTATGTCCCAAAATAGGATGGACTAATGTACTGAATGCTGTTAACTTAGTACGAGTTGTGCATTCACGAAGATGACGTTTTAGAAACCATAATTTCTTGTTAGCCTTCTTCGTTATGTATTGGATGTGCGTATTGCAGCGCAAGTCTGATGTAAGAAAAACGCCCAGATATTTGTATTCGGAGACCCTTGAGAGATTCATTGAGTTAATACAATAATTGAACGTGAGCAGCCGGAAGCCGGGCAGCCGAGAGAATGAATCTCCGCGCGACACCCACACTTCGTCACGTATCACTATCCCCCCCGTGGAGGTATTGATCATCCTGAtcaatgattgggactgtggtATGGCTTCATGCGCGACACGTGTACGACGTCTTCTTTTGAAGCCCTGTGAGTTCGGCGTTGCGCGCTGTCAGCCATGCGGACGACATAGTTTACGGGCGAAGATTGGCGAAGCACTTCGTATGGGCCAAAGTACCGTCGCATGAGTTTCTCGGAAAGCCCAACCTTACGGTCCGGTTTCCACACCCAGACGAGGTCGGGggtttctggacaccatcggacttggatcgttattgtgaaggggctcgttattttattccccacattcccaccagcaatggggtagaatatcgcctctggcgatgaaactccccattctccaaggtcaaaaataaggttgttgttgaACGTGAGCGGTTTCCTTTCGCGAGTGACACTCATGACCACACGCTTGTTTATGTTAAAGTAGCACACAAggcatttttaacaccctgttgtcttcctataaaactgttaagttggccagtaagatgcaccatgcgaagtaattcacaccacaaagtcataattatcgcagtaACTGATTTCACGTTCTTGATCTTGGTTTTTCATTTGCAGCCCTCTGGTGAAAACTTTCCACAACACCCCCtaagtttcaaattaaaaggAAACACTGGCCCAGGATGTCTCGTTGAAAGATATTCACATAAATACCAATGATATATCATCTGTCTCTTCGTTTGTCGATGTTGTTTTCTTAGTGGGGCCGCTGTCATCGCTGCCATCTTGCCAAGCCGGAAGCGGCAGTGAGAATAGCGAGAAAGAGAGGGTGAAAGGAAGCCAACCCTCCTTCAAGTGTGTGTAATCACGTTTCCAAATGGTGGACAAGTGTGTGCGTTGTTGATCACTGTCAccgagactcgctttgtccgcacctgagGGCGATCACAATAGCTGCCAAATCACGAttgcgcgcgatgtggatcctgcatcagtgcgttttgggtatcaCACTTGATTCCTTCGGTCACAAGCATGGTTACCTTTCGCAGTTAGAAACACAACATATGCGGTGCAATTCCACACAAATTGCCATAACGCGAAGTTGGATAAAGGACCTCCGTGTCTGCAGAGCCAACTCTGCCAATTTTCCACACAACAAAGCATCTGCTTAAGTTTACCCAATTTGATTACGATACTGACTGGTACACAAAATCTGATGGCTGTATACAAGAGTTGACGTCCAAAACAAGCTTTTTGCAAAATCGCCAGTTCGGATCACGTCAACGAAGAACGGCACAGGTAAGACACTGTCAACGAAAAAGTAGAACGTGCGCGCCTTCGTTATGAGTGCAAAAGCATTTTACCCGGCTCTAAAGCTGGACTTGAGCCCAAAGCTTTTTCCCCCAGTACATGATACCTTACATTTCATGTAAGGCTCTCCATCCCACGCATCCTTTGAGACTGACGACTTCGTCCAGTACTCGTCATCCAATGCCATAGACGTCATCATTCTCACTATCGGAACCGCATCATCCAGAAGGACGCACCTCAACCGCGGACAATCCGTTGACGCGCGTTTCGGTGGCGATGCGCAACTGTCTGCCAACTCAAGTTCTGGAAGTCCTCCGAGTACGTGCAACTTCAGGTCGATCAGCAATATTTTCCTCAGTAAAACACACCCGGGAACGAGACACTGTTGTAGCACAGagcgaacaagaaaaaaaaaacgaaacaaaaagcTTAAGGGGGATAGAACAATGTGGAGAGGGAACATCTTCCTCTACTTCTATCGAGCCCTATCTAACACCAGGCGGTCATGCGCGGATACGTTTTactcacgacctactagattacaacgaccatgtcagagacatcccttcccagcgccgcatctttgaaaggtagcggtggcgctacttaTCGTCCCAATTATTGcgtcctcaacttctacaatacagTAAAAGCTCGTTAATTCACacctcgttaattcgaatttctcgataaTTCAAACAAGTCATCGCGGTCCCGCCAAGCTCTCATACATATCAATGTATAAGGCAGCCCGTTAATTCGCACACAAATTTACGTGGTTATGGATAATTCGAACCACTCGGCTGCACCCACGTGCTGCCGCTGGCAACCCTGGCGTCCTTCCaggccactgatctctatgtataaaggctggatcgcgcatgggagaggggctcgtgggggagaggcgtgccttcgggccgccatgttggtgggccctaaagtgctgtgtgtgcccatagaaaacaatgggaggcaacagagattgtgagtatttattgcgctgctagcattgatcgttgtttgtcatcacacaattttgtaaggtgccagtatactgatgtatcctaacagtgtttcacaggtgtcctgccgttcgattcttaattacgttatgttttgcattccgaaactagaccgtcactgcagtgcagcgctggggattgtactacagcacgtttcccagccaatatttcaataagaaacgacttgaggttaacaacaaccatgtatataatatcccgtactgcgttctggacaaaaattgttacaacggtccgggaaaagatatactcgcatggcagaaagatcgttctgtagaatcacagccgttgttttagccgtgtatgcgtttagtatgatttatatcaagcatcgccttagaaagagtcttctagtaaacgacagcggtgctttgcctcgcaaatatggacacaccgaagcagcccaaataattacttcacgcaattagatcacactcgttaggacagttaatcaggtagtgatgtaagcttaatcaattaagttacttagaaagtggtaacacctccttgagacacaggacttctctttttgaagtacagcccttctatgtttgtttgcttctttctttatttcttctgattatttgcaggcacggttgtgccaaactgaatgtccttctccagcactcacatgcttttgttgaatacaactgcagcatgagaaaagctgcttggggacggggtcctgctatccagcgctgactttgtcatgcttgttatgtggagcatgttccaaaaaatgcagctccacgtatggtcatcaaattgcaacaggactatttggagcttgaaacagctgtgattttgtcattttggccctcgtgtacccagtctgtgaaacgcaaacaaaaaagtctaacacgatacgcttttgtaatgaagatcactgatgatgagtaaagagaatatacgagttcaagtttattcaatattttatatcattcattatattattcaacattttatgtaaagtttatacaacatcaagtttattcaagctcaagatttatttcttgcacttatgtgtttcaggatacaatgaacgtgcagggaggtcgcaaaagactacatttattgttttgtgaccttcctacaatgacaatatatattttaggaacaacaatggtcaggtacgctctcgaagtttgtagcactcaattttaggttggaatgagcaatgaatagcaacctccctcctgatattttctcatatatgctaaattttaaagttaatgtgatcgaatatgtgataatataataataacatataagaatataatatgtgataaatgaatgtgatcagcagtagatgtaaacaacatgagtagccagaaaagtgcattctcaataaataattttcttcttatagcgtgtatgtgcatgcctattaactgaaacaattatcacagttccctgacaagtttcaatttctgagagtgtactgtagaggctgcttagatctacaacagttcatacaaggtattatatactgtgaatgcctttagaagtcccatgtgacacatatgcctttactttctggagatgctgtggttgtcaaagtttgtgggcattacgcaggttctgcactcatttcttgagtatgtcgaggcagctgtgaagtaacctgcattgatgatgattattccaattttttatggtgcatcgacaacaaaggaaataatacatcagaacattgatTTGGGtacaaccagttaaaaatgaatatgttgtttaataaatgcattggacaaatgctaaaacatcagtttaaaacatggtttacaatccctgtatcttctaaaaattaaaaagattaaaaactagtctgaaaagaatatggggaactcttctaaaaaaaaattataatctctaattattatattgctgggtgaaggagcctaaagtgtaaggtgtgtttctgatgtgaacatgtaagaaaatatgcaaaactgagagaggctaaccacagtgcgtgcactgaggttgttccttcctgtaaagtagaaaccagtggatgaggaacgtgatacttacctgtacacccagccgtatcacactgcacagattattcactgggtagctctcatgacgaaacctgtattgagagaccacttttgccttaaaactgctacaaatagcacgacacgctacaaattattactatcgtaacaagctgacgtacagctcagacacaaaggcgttattcaagtcgcgccacaccaccgttacaaaggattctttgtcacaaatcaaaccaaggcacaaaacaataccaatagaTGAAAAattgtgacaatcgtggtctcattatgacgtaataccgagcttgtgcgcgaaggtaattcaaagaaatgaatgtggcacttgcctCCGCAAAGAACACCgcgtaccatgctagcaatgcatgcaaaaaagcgctcgagtgctcgcacatatattgatgacaacactacctgtgtagtgtaacgtgttctttcaagcatattatgcactcaaactgtatttgccgccgggtaaaatgcaagtgtgctcgattgaacgtcggaagagcgatcaagcaacctgcatccagtgctcgttttgggcaaaaaaacacttcataatggtcaactaaatatacagaatggacgcctatttattccttgatgaagagtgactcacctgtataaatttaggccctgtaaacttgccagtacggttggtacgaccgtaattgcaagaagttgccatgatcgctgcggcgactgttgtgggtacagtaagatggcggccggtttcttcacgctcgcgctcccaatccgcgatccagccttttacaatcgagatcagtggtgtcCACGAAGAGATCGTTGAAACTTTCCTGGAGAAAGAAATAAaattgttccagcctcagaacaccagtttctctcttgtaaAAGAGCTTGTTTGTTTGAAGTCGTCAGAAATAGTTTTGGTAGAAACCTCGCTTCCTCCGTGTGAAAGTGAAAAATGATAAAAGAAATGATAAACAcgtttgtgtttgtccttctagacatgtgttccagcctcagaacatgaacTGTCTCGTGTAAAAAACTTAGTTGCGAGTTTCGCATTAGGCTTCGAGTTAGGCTTCTAAAACTTTGACGTTGACGCTGAAAATACGCTTTTCGGCTGTTGTGCTTTTCTGATGATAAATTGATACTATTACAggggtctttttttttccaacgCCCTCGTTTTTCAGAGTCATCTTTGAGTCAAGATATTTTGAGGGAGGAACAGACTGACGTCT
The genomic region above belongs to Ornithodoros turicata isolate Travis unplaced genomic scaffold, ASM3712646v1 ctg00000947.1, whole genome shotgun sequence and contains:
- the LOC135375842 gene encoding zinc finger protein 431-like, with protein sequence MTSMALDDEYWTKSSVSKDAWDGEPYMKCARDSTDMLHIKDKSRRTCVQEYSGYTSSYAQFKISTTTVELQLDSTALVTTNDRHAGQHRDQSKPRALACMSKASLECHMFAHCHNESEKCSTTPPSDVQMGGMGSGCNTCSSAFSWSADDKNHVASELSMSRNLQQHTRTYSSKKPYTCDVCPVDFTRNAHLEQHKRAHTGDKPYKCNVCPAEFSQPGNLQRHKCTHTGEKPYKCDVCHAEFSLIGHLQQHKRTHTGEKPYECDVWAPTATQVHTRGREAIQQHKWTHTGEKPYECDVCPAVFSQRGNLQRHKCTHTGEKPYKCDVCHAEFSLIGHLQQHKRTHTEFSLIGHLQQHKWTHTGEKPYECDVCPAVFSQRGNLQRHKCTHTGEKPYKCDVCHAEFSLIGHLQQHKWTHTGEKPYECDVCPAVFSQRGNLQRHKCTHTGEKPYKCDVCHAEFSLIGHLQQHKRTHTEFSLIGHLQQHKRTHTGEKPYECDALRSSAGAGARESTGTLHIKDKPRCACDQVSPGCIFSNAQFKIGTATVEELLNNFAVVTMEDPPKERPTEKSKSCGLACTSKARLQHHMFAHCHSEFECPATPPSNVQMGEEGFGCDVCPSAFSQSISHENHVWKRTHEKTYRCDLCPAEVNRNAHLRLHKWTHKGEKPYKCDVCPAKFSRSSDLQRHKRTHTGEKPYKCDVCPAKFSQGGHLRDHKRTHTGEKSYNCDLCSAEFIQSTHLQHHKNKHMGKKPYKCYVCPAEFIQRSHLQRHKKTHTGEKPYKCDLCPAEFIQSTNMQRHKRTHTGEKPYKCDACPAKFSRSSDLQRHKRTHTGEKPYKCDACPAKFSRSEYLRDHKRTHT